A window of Lacibacter sediminis contains these coding sequences:
- a CDS encoding phage holin family protein, protein MKFVLKVLITAVNAFVLAYLLPGISINHFFTAIAVAFVLALLDAVVKPILVLFTLPATIFTLGLFLFVINACIILLDAYFVKGFIVDGFWYALLFSICLSIINSIVHKMVLKEEGKENK, encoded by the coding sequence ATGAAGTTTGTCTTAAAAGTTCTAATTACCGCTGTTAACGCCTTTGTATTAGCTTACCTGTTACCAGGTATCAGCATCAATCATTTCTTTACGGCAATTGCAGTGGCATTTGTGTTAGCACTGCTCGATGCGGTGGTGAAACCTATTCTTGTACTGTTTACGTTGCCTGCCACCATCTTTACATTAGGCTTGTTCCTGTTTGTGATCAACGCCTGTATCATCCTGCTCGATGCTTATTTTGTAAAAGGATTTATTGTTGATGGCTTTTGGTATGCATTACTGTTCAGCATCTGTTTATCCATCATCAACTCCATTGTACACAAGATGGTGTTGAAAGAAGAAGGGAAGGAGAATAAATAA
- a CDS encoding TonB-dependent receptor — MSKRIFYIVLLFLPIFSVAQKVITGTVKDYKTKQPLQGASVVVKGGTGGTSTNTAGEFSLSVSDQAKTITISYVGYESKDIAISSVTSGLEISLVPTEQLTDIVVVGSRNLSRTRTETPVAVDIIPITQIANQVGQTDLNQILTYVAPSFQSSRQTIADGTDHVDPAQLRGLGTDQILVLINGKRRHQSALVNVNGTVNRGQVGTDLSAIPVTAIERVEVLRDGAAAQYGSDAIAGVINIVLKKSTGILNGSVSYGQNITAYPKDYALFKTTNRGEAPDQKVNDGGTFQAGLNYGIGFKNQGYMNFSGEYNLRDFSNRTGTYTGQIYPSVGGQNKDDSIMAARGTNRNTFDMRIGNSKIAGGSLMVNSQFPLGGGWNLNVFGGYNKKNGEAAGFYRYPSSVFSGAGSTYRGEALELYPEGFLPLIQTNIQDYSISAAFEGKVGQWNASFSETFGVNTFGFTVDNSVNYSQFAVQTPTNAQTKFNAGELKFQQITSNIDFSRNFNVLHGMNLAFGSELRVDQYGQKAGEESSYRNYDVPSGAAAGAQVFAGFTPPFAGTFSRNNIALYADVEQDFTREWMVEGALRFENYSDFGSTLNYKLASRYKIADKFTIRAAASSGFRAPSMQQRFYAKTNTLFVSGPGGLVATESGTFPNGSAPAKILGIPELKQETSRNYSAGITAKPFTGLEITVDGYIIEIDNRIVLTNNFNGGNDPALQALLSAAGAQTANFFTNAIDTRNKGIEAVVNYSFNIAREHKFRFTAAATFIKNEVRKGADGKPIIKASQVLINSGQLGNYFNREDQSRIEVANPQSKASFMLNYKFKKLGVMLRTAYFGKVTYLDPSINPANPGAFPMNAFNNNQRETLDQEFAPKTVTDISVSYEIGKFFTVTAGANNLFDEYQDLHKHSSNMSLGRFMYSRRVQQMGFNGRFVFARVSFNIK, encoded by the coding sequence ATGAGCAAGAGAATCTTCTACATCGTGTTATTATTTCTGCCAATCTTTTCTGTGGCACAAAAAGTTATTACCGGTACGGTTAAAGACTACAAAACAAAGCAACCACTGCAAGGCGCATCCGTTGTGGTAAAGGGAGGAACGGGAGGAACAAGCACCAATACGGCCGGTGAGTTTTCGTTGTCTGTTTCTGACCAGGCAAAAACAATCACCATAAGTTATGTAGGTTATGAAAGCAAAGACATTGCTATTTCTTCTGTAACATCAGGACTTGAAATTTCGCTCGTACCAACAGAACAGTTAACCGATATTGTTGTGGTTGGCAGCCGCAATCTTAGCCGAACAAGAACTGAGACACCGGTTGCGGTTGACATCATCCCCATCACGCAAATTGCTAACCAGGTGGGGCAGACAGATCTGAACCAGATACTTACTTATGTTGCGCCATCCTTTCAAAGTAGCCGACAAACTATTGCTGATGGAACAGATCATGTGGATCCCGCTCAACTAAGAGGTTTGGGTACAGATCAGATCCTTGTTTTGATCAACGGAAAACGACGTCACCAAAGTGCATTGGTAAACGTAAACGGGACTGTAAACCGTGGACAGGTGGGAACAGATCTGAGTGCAATTCCGGTAACCGCAATTGAACGTGTGGAAGTATTACGTGATGGTGCAGCAGCACAATATGGTAGCGATGCCATAGCAGGTGTAATAAATATTGTATTGAAAAAAAGTACAGGCATTCTGAATGGCAGTGTTTCATACGGACAAAATATTACTGCTTACCCAAAAGATTATGCATTATTTAAAACCACAAACAGAGGCGAGGCTCCCGATCAAAAGGTGAATGATGGTGGTACGTTCCAGGCCGGATTGAATTATGGTATTGGATTTAAAAATCAAGGGTACATGAATTTCAGTGGTGAATACAATCTGCGTGATTTCAGTAACCGCACCGGCACATACACAGGACAGATCTATCCATCGGTTGGAGGACAAAATAAAGACGACAGCATCATGGCAGCAAGAGGAACCAACCGTAATACATTTGACATGCGTATCGGTAACTCTAAAATTGCCGGTGGTTCTTTGATGGTTAACAGCCAGTTTCCGTTAGGTGGTGGCTGGAACCTGAATGTGTTTGGTGGATACAATAAGAAAAATGGTGAGGCCGCAGGTTTTTACAGATACCCGAGTTCAGTATTCAGCGGTGCAGGTTCAACTTACAGAGGTGAAGCGTTAGAACTTTATCCTGAAGGATTTCTTCCGCTCATTCAAACAAACATCCAGGATTATTCTATATCCGCAGCATTTGAAGGAAAAGTGGGACAATGGAATGCAAGCTTCAGTGAAACCTTTGGTGTAAACACATTTGGTTTTACGGTTGATAATTCTGTGAACTATTCGCAGTTTGCTGTGCAAACACCAACCAATGCTCAAACAAAATTTAATGCAGGTGAATTGAAGTTTCAACAGATCACTTCCAATATCGATTTCAGCAGGAATTTTAATGTACTGCATGGCATGAATCTGGCATTTGGTTCTGAACTGAGGGTTGATCAGTACGGACAGAAAGCCGGCGAGGAATCATCCTACAGGAATTACGACGTACCGTCCGGTGCAGCAGCAGGCGCACAGGTATTTGCAGGCTTTACACCTCCGTTTGCAGGAACTTTCAGCAGAAATAACATTGCATTGTATGCTGATGTGGAGCAGGATTTCACAAGAGAGTGGATGGTTGAAGGAGCATTGCGTTTTGAAAACTACAGCGACTTTGGCAGCACGTTGAATTACAAACTCGCTTCCCGTTATAAGATCGCCGATAAGTTTACAATCCGTGCAGCAGCAAGTTCAGGTTTCAGAGCACCAAGTATGCAGCAACGTTTTTATGCAAAAACAAACACGTTGTTTGTTTCAGGCCCGGGTGGATTAGTAGCAACTGAAAGCGGAACATTTCCAAATGGAAGTGCACCTGCAAAAATTCTTGGTATACCGGAATTAAAACAGGAAACAAGCAGAAACTATAGTGCAGGCATTACAGCAAAACCGTTTACCGGTCTTGAAATAACAGTGGATGGTTATATTATTGAGATCGATAACAGAATTGTATTAACCAACAATTTTAACGGTGGTAACGATCCTGCATTGCAGGCTTTGCTAAGTGCAGCAGGTGCACAAACAGCCAACTTCTTTACCAATGCAATTGATACACGTAACAAAGGAATAGAAGCGGTGGTGAATTATTCATTCAACATTGCAAGAGAACATAAATTCCGTTTTACAGCGGCGGCAACATTTATTAAGAACGAAGTTCGTAAAGGTGCAGATGGAAAGCCGATCATCAAAGCAAGCCAGGTTTTGATCAACAGTGGTCAGCTCGGTAATTATTTTAATCGTGAAGATCAAAGTCGTATTGAAGTGGCCAACCCACAATCAAAAGCAAGTTTTATGTTGAATTATAAGTTCAAAAAACTAGGGGTAATGTTGCGTACGGCCTATTTTGGAAAAGTTACTTATCTCGATCCAAGTATAAATCCTGCTAACCCGGGTGCTTTTCCAATGAATGCATTTAATAATAATCAACGTGAAACGCTTGACCAGGAGTTTGCACCAAAAACGGTAACAGATATTTCTGTGAGTTATGAGATAGGCAAGTTCTTTACAGTTACTGCCGGTGCAAATAATCTGTTTGATGAATACCAGGATCTGCACAAACATTCAAGCAACATGTCGTTAGGAAGATTTATGTACAGTCGTCGTGTACAGCAAATGGGATTTAACGGAAGGTTTGTCTTTGCACGGGTTTCATTTAACATCAAGTAA